The genomic interval acccctcgggcggggtcaattttgaccccgggggtcatgattgaacaactttagtagaggtccactaggcaatgctacatgtgaaatatctaagctctaggccttctagtttatttttagaaaattttgaagatttttctatgtacaatcaagtaacctaatggggcggggtcaatttgaccccgggggtcatgatttgaacaaattttgtagaagtctactaggcaatgctacatgtcaaatatcttaagatctaggccttctggtttatttttagaaaaattttgaagattttcctatgtaaaatcaaatgacccctggggtggggtcaattttgaccccgggggtcatgatttgaataaattttgtagaggtccactaggcaatgctacatgtcaaatatctaagctttaggccttctggtttatttttagaaaatttttgaagattttcctatgtaaaatcaagtgatccctggggtggggtcaattttgaccccgggggtcatgatttgaacaaattttgtagaggtccattaggcaatgctacatatgaaatatttaagtcctaggccatctggtttatttttagaaattttttgaagattttcctatgtaaaatcaagtgacccctcgggcggggtcaattttgaccccggggtcacgatttgaacaactttagtagaggtccactaggcaatgctacatgtcaaatatctaagctctagggcttctggtttttgagaagaagatttttcaagattttcctatgtaaaatcaagtgatcccatggggtggggtcaattttgaccccggggtcatgatttgaacaaatttggtagaggtccactaggtaatgcttcacaccaaatatctaaggtctaggcttcaggtttttgagaagaagatttttaaagtttttcctttcggttgccatggcaaccagagttctgcatggaattcaattctttgaacaattttgaaagggggccatccaaggatcattcctgtgaagtttggtgtaattctgcccagtggttttgaagaagaagattttttaagaaaatgttgacggacacaccacgtacgacacacgacggacattgagcggtcacaaaagctcaccatgagcctttggctcaggtgtgctaaaaataCCAGTAATTCAgtcataaaagtaaataaacaaacatgcaTTTTACATCTGCAATTCAGAAtcaacaacaacaagagctgtccgtaagacagccaagctcgactattcgaaatattgtcacagaagcaggaaattattacccaaaatgttaaatatcaaaagagttttaagttcgaaaggggacataatttgaccaaaatacatatcagagttatgggacttgatgttatcaactagttttataacgccgaagaaacatgttaagtttcaattcaatatctgcattagttttggggatagtaacttgcatgttaaactttaaccagaattttctaagtccaaaagggggcataatttgctcaaaatacatgttaagagttatggaacttgacccagtgaggttggtaattgaccttgaaaaagaataaataagtttcaaagctatatgccttttggtaatagccgtatgtacttgcacgcaaaactttaaccaggattttctaagtccaaaagggggcataatttgcccaaaatacatgtcagagttatgggacttggtgctatcaactagttttataaccccgaagacacatgtgaagtttcaatttaatatctgtagtagttttggagatagtaacttgcatgtaaaactttaaccagaattttctaagtccaaaagggggcataatttgctcaaaatacatgtcagagttaagggacttgacccagtgaggtaggtaattgatctagaaaaagaaaaaataagtttcaaatctatatgccttttagtaatagctgtatgtacttgcacgcaaaactttaaccagaattttctaagtccaaaagggggcataatttggccaaaatacatgtcagagttatgggggttgacccagtgaggtaggtaattgatctagaaaaagaaaaaataagtttcaaatctatatgccttttagtaatagctgtatgtacttgcacgcaaaactttaaccagaattttctaagtccaaaagggggcataatttggccaaaatgaaggtcagagttatgggacttggtgctatcaactagttttataaccccgaagacacatgtgaagtttcaattcaatatctgcattagttttggagatagtaacttgcatgtaaaactttaaccaaaattttctaagtccaaaagggggcataatttgctcaaaatacatgtcagagttatgggacttgacccagagaggttggtaattgacctagaaaaagaataaataagtttcaaagctatatgcctttaaatgatagctgtatgtacttgcatgcaaaaacttaaccaaggtgtgacgccgacgccgacgccgacgccgacgccgacgccagggtgagtagaatagctagactattcttcgaatagtcgagctaaaaataagccTAACACTAGCTCTATAACTAATATGTGGAAATGGAGTCTTAAACTGGAAGAAAATTGTTGAATTCTGACAAAAGCCTTCATCTAAGGACCACACAAGCATCTCAAAAGCTACCCAGATCAGATACTGAAAATTGGTCAAGCTAATTAGGACTAAGacatttttatgttattaaaTGCACTTATCAGGTTAGTTTAAGTTTAAACCAGTGAACTTACCTCAGGTTTTGAAGAACAGGTAGGTTTGTAAAGAACTTGTTGGTGTATGGCATCTTGATTTCATCACTATCTGCTACATAGTCATCAAAATACTCTAAAGACAAACACAATGACTGAAGATCCTTGAGCCTTGGTAGATCTGGCTGAGACAGGAACCATTCGATTGGGTTTGAGATAATAGTAACTAACTTGAAAGACTGAAGATGTTGGTTACAGCTGATAACCCTTGAAAGAAGTGCATAAAACCACCCAAAACTTCTACATGGCTCAAAGTTTGGATGAGCATTGGAGTCAATTTGTAGGTAACTAAAAGATTTCAAATTGGAAATGACCTTGTCGGATACATTTTCAGATTGTTTGTCTTCTGATTCAACAGTTTCTGTGTCTGTGACAGTCTCGGTATCTAAGTTTCCTTTTTGCAAATCTGTTTTCTTTGCACTATAACCTTCTGTCTTCTTAAAATCACAGGTAGCTCCTTGCTTATCATCAGCAGCAGCTGCAGCAGTAGCAtcattatcaccatcatcatcgttgtcattgtcatcatcattgttgtcattgtcatcatcatcgttgtcattgtcatcatcatcgttgtcattgtcatcatcatcgttgtcattgtcatcatcattgttgtcattgtcatcatcatcgttgtcattgtcatcatcatcgttgtcattgtcatcatcattgtTGTCATTATCATCACTTGAGTCAGGCACTATAATATCGGCATCAAAGTCTTTTCCACCAAGCATATTTAAAAAGCCAACTGTACATAATTCCTCACATTTCTGTGAAAGTTTTAATGATGTCAAATGAGGCAAATTGTTTTCCAGCAATTCACTGTAGGCTGAGAGTTGTAAGTCATTATCAAAGATTGTAAGATCAAGTCTTCTAACTGACTTACATGAATCAGCAAACATCAGAATATTTGTCCAGGGTGATGTAGTAGTTACACTTATTTCATCACACTGTTGACATATTTCCATTAGCTGATCAATGTATGGGAGTTCATGATCACACGGTATGCAGCATTTACTGTAATATCCCAACATTCTGTTGGCATGCAACAACGAAAATAATGAAGTGAACTCTTCATTTGTGTCTTGTGTTTTGTTCAGAGATTGCACAAGTGTATCTATATTGTTCATTAGGTAGAAAACACATAGGTCCTGTAGTGTATCAGGACAGTCTATGACAGAACTTGCATCACCCTTTGAAATTTCAGGATTCAGAACAATATGTGCCATAATATCTGCTATGTTCTGCTCTTTTCAATCTGCaacaagataaaaataatttaatcaaaatctaTCAATTGCACAGAAAGCCCTTACAATTTACATCAAATGGGGCGAAATTATCCACATTTCTTTCAAGTACCTGTGCCTTTGTTAGGGATTGTGGAGAGTTGGGTTATTGGAACTCACAGCCTCTGGGTTACCAGCCAGACACTCAACCATGACGCAGAGTGGCTTTCTATCAAATACAAATggtattttttacaaataatcaTGTCTTCCCTAGAAGTATTCCTAATCTTTGACTCTAGTTACTATTGGCTATTTAAAATCAGTGTAATTGACATAATTCAGACTTTCAGATATGATTGCTAGCACAGTGATGATTTAatggtaaaaagaaaaatattcttcttctttcgcttagctcagtaggtagagcttTGGTCTACAGATCAAGGGGACGGGAGTTCGGTCCTCGGGCAGTGCATATGTTCCAGGTTACTATTTGATAAATTATAACACAGTTAATTGCAGGCTAATTATTCCAAGTGTATTATTGCATTATTACTTTTACATGGATAAAACATCAAATTACACCAtttgaatgtaaaacatgtatgggGAGAGATATATTTATACCGATTTTCATGTGCTTGTTTTTTCATGAACACTCGGGACATCTCGAGCACAACATTACACTGTGATTAATACTGTATGTTCATGCATTATTTAGATCTAATAGCTATTATttgacatttacggattaagtctacgtggactgtggacacctaaggcgatagatttttcaaggggaccgtctcaacatagtttaattatattatgcgcgatatgaaaaagtgtTTATAACGGTAaaagggtttgagttattatatcatcactatgcggtaggtgatataaatttggatgtgcctgtttttagctcgacttttcgaagaaaaggtagagctattgcactctctccggcgtcggcgtcggcgtctccgttaggttaaaatttttgataaagtcaaatatctctgttactgtcaaagctattgacttgaaacttaaaatacttatttactatcaaagtctacacaagaaagatcaatccccataactctgattgaatttttacagaattatgcccctttttaatttagcattttttggttatagtttttgataaagtcaaatatctctgttactatcaaagctattgacttgaaacttataatatttatttactatcgaagtctacaccaggagaaataatccacataactctgattgaattttgatagaattatgctccttttaacttagaatttttgattaaagtttgtgataaagtcaaatatctctgttactatcaaagctattgacatgaaacttaaaacagttatttactatcgaagtctacacatggaagaacaatccccataactctgatttgaatttttacaaaattatgcccctttttaattaagaattttctgttaaattttattataaagtcaaatatctctgttactatcaaagctactgacttgaaacttaaaataatgatttgctatcgaagtctacaccaggaaaaacattctgcgttactctgatttgaattttgatagaataatgtccctttttaacttagaatttttggttaaaatttttgataaagtcaaatatctctgttgacTGAAGcagttgacttgaaacttaaaatacttatttactatcgaagtctacacaaggaaaatcaatccccataactctgattgaatttttacagaattatgcccctttttaattaagaattttctgttaatttttttgatcaagtcaaatatctttgttaagttaaaaaatactaatttactatttaagtctgcacgcgtagaaacaatccccacaactctgatttgaattttgttagaattatgcccctttttaacttagaatttttggttaaagtttttgataaaggcaaatgtctctgttactatcgaagctattgacttgaaacttaaaatagttatttactatcgaaatctacaccaaggaaagcaatccccataactctgatttagattttgacagaattatgcccctttttaacttagatcattttgttaaaatttttgataatttcaaatatctctgttactattaaagcttttgacttgaaacttaaaatagttatttactatcgaagtctacacaaggaaaatcaatccccataactctgatttgacaaGAAATTATAACTCTATGTGGTCACAcctttgaattatctcccttttgacACTTCTTGACCGGATGATAAACTAAATaagtattgaagataccaagtcgtaactttatacaatgttagacctcattgaaaggaagtgcagtgacaaggaatcATTACTGTAGTTGGTCCCATTTTTAATAATCTccatttttaaaccttctttggggcataactcgaatactatgcaagatagatttcatactttacaaactgatagaagtcagtgagaaggagtgtagggacaaggaaccataatctaggtcgtcccattttttaattatctaccttttttgaaaactttatacttactctagatgccacattttctttatgaaatttagtccaaagacagaacatttctctttttaaatgtataaaaaatcaaaatacagttATCTTGGATATAAAAGTCAGTCGATAGGTCATatcatagaaataccttttcaacagtcTGAAGGCCTAGTTTCTACGTACATGTCTGTGCATcccttgtgtgtagaagaaaacataaCGGATTGAGtgtataaactgaaaactgtcaacaagaaatgaatttcatttaattcatgtttatgccataatacagtatCATGAAATcggaagattttttattttgattattttcctatcttccgttcatttatctagtaaaaaagctgtccatctcttcgtccatccactactgacaaattaaaacaataaagttatacgaatacaaagtctttaacgcggataatacagaaataacaagtgctccgccaagcagggcaatatacgcccgaaggattatatcaggagatgggagcaaaatttaaagaactttactgttgaagcccaaacgaaaaggacaacaaagggaagaaattccccgaaaaactctaagtccactaaaatcattaccaggtacagatatgtcaaaatacaccttaactttgcaggtaccatccatgttgtaccacagaaaagtggtatcggctttttccctacggccaataataagaatgttacaaaataacctatttatagtaacataaaagggaagtaattcaataaaaaaatattgtaagtgaacaaaaaatgggtacgccaaataaaaccaagagcaccgcaatgcaaagcaacataaacacaaaacaaagtcatgtgaccattgacccctaagtgtaaccttgaccttgaagcgagccatgcgctctgcacgtcgtctcattgtggtgaacatttgtgccaagtttctttaaaatcctttaagcagttcaacagttacacgtcgcactcgaaacaaagttatataacctttgaccccttagtgtgaccttgaccttgtatctagccatccaaaacatgcgcgctgcacgtcgactcgatgtggtggacatttgtgcaatgtttatttaaaatccctcatacagatcaagagttacagagcggacacgaaagaaagtcatatgaccttgacccctaagtgtgaccttgaccttaaagcaaaccacctgatacaggcgctctgcacgtcctcctgatgtggataacatttgtttaaaaaatccttaaaggagcggagtcgacactaaattgttaacggacagacggacagacagacaaacagacagacagacagacagacagccagatgaacacctgtggtatcccaaaatacgtcccttcgggcgtataataacaacaaaggaatggagacgcaagatattacgttttctacagttttcacaatgttttacctgctgacctacattttgatcccaactgacccagtttagattttttcatgttggacgacgacgacgatggaatacggatacattgcgatcagactagctcatcttttcaactttgtcgcagatgcgcaaatTATAATactgaagaacatttcaggaaaatgttatgacgctagatcaaatactttttgcgatatgtataacaaaacatttctctggcgaacagacggacggacagacaaatccaaatattatcctttgcagtgacatattaagccagaccttaccatcattatagaaatgttttcctaccaaacataaattaaaattatcatgttgagacggtccccttgaaaaatcgatcgtcctaggtgttcacagtccacgtagacttaatccgtaaatgtctaataggCAGAACATGCTAAAGAACGTTTAAGTTCATGAGATAAATGTATTAGCAACAATAAATTGTTTTTTACACTTTGGGGCTTACAATTTATGTTTGAATGTGAATTCCTAATGATAACGCCTGTTCCCAGACACGGATGTGTTGGActtaatatcagactgaaatgaataAAAGTGAAAATTACGTAACCAAATGGACTACCCTAATATAGTTATTGGAAACTTCAATAAAGTATAAAAGAAACAATCTGTAAATACCTATATATCATTTGATATCGACGTCCACAGGATAACTTTGATCATACATGACTGGCAGTAAATTGCTCACTTTACACCGTATTACTGTGGAGAACAGTTCTGTcaggtaatgaaaaaatatttctcatTAATCATCTAGCAAATATTTCCAATATAAGCACATGAACCTGGTTATTGGACATAAAATATATCGAACATACTGCAGCAGGAAGTTTCCTTCAAATAAATGTCTTACCGATACTATGtcaaaatgttgtcaaaattatttttcaactgTGGTTAAGTCTGATACAAAATCAAACATacaatcaaatattttcattagcCAAACTTActattgtaataatttattctGAAGATTTTGTGAACCTTGAATCAGAGATACCTTATGTTCATATAGTCTGTCCAATAGTGTTCTATACAACGAAGTCCTGATTCAGCTGGTGTTTATGGACCTGTGCTGAACACTTCACTACCAGAAACATAAATACATGCTGGAGTGAGTAGATAGAATGCATTCTAAAACACTGAAAAGATCTTCTCACATATTTAATTAACTATCTCAACAGCCCTATTTGCCTGCGTGTCACAGCCATAAAAGTCCTGTACTTGACTGTGTGTTGCTATATTTCAGATCCTATGGTAATGAAAACAAATCAATATTTCAGTATAATACAGCTATGCTTAAAAGACATGCTAAAGGGCACTAGTGGTTTTTCACATTTTGTaacttctcataaacagactAAACCATACCAAATCTACCAGTACTTTGCTTGCAATGATCCCTTTCAGATCTGGGTGAtggtgttttcatttttattcaccACATGAAAAacaagtggggggggggggcgcatgAAGTccctgcatcgctcacctgacatattgacctaaagatcatcaagatcaacattctgaccaagtttcattaagatattgtcataaatgtagcctctaaagtgttaactagcttttcctttgatttgaccctgtgacctattttttcatcatacatgacccagattcaaaccagacctaaagatcatcaagattaatattccgattaagtttcatgaagatacagtcataaggtggcctctagagcgttaacaagcttttcctttcatttgacatagtttttgacccaacctgaaccagatttgaacatgacctatagatcaccaagattaacattctgaccaagtttcattaagatatggtcataaatgggccactacagtgttaacaagcttttcctttaatttgacctggcaGGGCTCTCGTTGCTTTTTTGGGACTGGGGCCAGGGTCCATGCAAGGGGGAATTTCgcaatgatttttcaaaaaaaaattcttttgagggGAATTTCAAACGTgaaagaaatgcaaacaaatataaacattcttttcaactttactgacccaaacctgaattctgttaattataaactctgctgtatgaattctgccaaatataaacattattCAGAAATCACACTTTGTATTTTTCCTCTGAGCCACTGAATTTttggaaacaaaaacatttcaagGCCAACAAATCAACTGCAAGCGCTTAGCACGGATGTTCTTGGACTTAGGGGGGATTTTTTGTAatatggggaaaaaaaacataccattttgaggggggaatggggccgatattcggccccaaattTTGCCAAACGAGAGCCatgcctggtgacctagttttccacCCAAGATGATCCAATATTAAACTAatgcaagattttattaaaggtaatattctgacaaagtttcattcagattgggccaaaattgtgacctctagagtgttaaaaaggtttttctctgatctgacctggtgacctcgtttttgaccccagctgacccagatttgaacttgacctatagatcatcaagattaacattctgactaagttcattaagatatggtcataaatatggcctctagagtgttaacttcttttcctttgatttgacctgggacCTACTCTTGAatcaagatgacccaatatcaaactcgtccaagattttattgagggtaacattctgaacaagtttcattaagattggtccaaaattgtgacctctagggtgttaacaagcttttcctttgatctgacctggtgacctcgtttttgaccccagatgacccaatatcaaaattatCCAGGacttcattgagggtaacattctgaccacgtttcattaagattaggtcaaaattgtgacctctagagtgttaaaagtcaaattgctGATGACGGACAGATGAATAGACGGACAACAATGGAAGACGGAcacaggacgatcacaaaagctcaccctgagcactttttgttctttaaaatcACTTTCAACCATCCTCAAATTCATTTGACAAGATAATGGTTTTGTCAGATAAATACATGTCAAaggcagatcactaccaaatcaaatgtaaccTCCATAGGTCTAATCACAAGtattccaaatataaatagtgctaatctttttttctttcctcATGCCCTTTCTCAATAGTATCATGTTTTCTATTTAGTCTACAGCATTTCAGTACGTATTACACAGAATCTATCGAAATTGGCATGTTCCTATcacatgctaggtaaaaatggcgggcATAAGAATTTTAATGTCTCTAAAAGAGACAATGAAGAAGGGAATAGGTGTTAATTAGCAGGCTGTATTTAAGAAAACTGTACAGCCATTCTCCCAAAATCGACTCATActggaaacaagagggccaagatggccctaggtcaatCACCTAAGAAACATTGAACCTGGCCAAGATTTCAtcgaggcaatcattctgactaaattttatgatatccagtgtaaaatgcagcccctattgcatacacaaggtttttctttaattgaccaggtgacctagtttttgaacctagacgcacatattcaaactcaaccttgatttcatccaaacaaatattctgatcaaatgtcataaagatctggtgtaaaatgcagcccctactgcatacacagggttttctttgatttgacctagtgacctagtttttgacccaagatgacccatatttgaacttgacctagatttcatcaatgaaatcattctgaccgaaattCATAAAGatgaactgaaaaatacagcctctatggcatacacaaagtttttcttctagtttttcttctatttgacctagtggcctagctTTTGATCCTAGATGGCCCATAATAGAAATCCTCCTGGATTTCaataaggcaatcattctggctaaattctataaatatccagtgtaatatgcagcccctattgcctaaacaaagtttttctttaatttgaccgggtgacatagtttttgaccctagatgacccatattcaaaccatatctagatttcatccagataaacattctcatcaaacttcatgaagattcggtgtaaaatgcagtccctattgcatacataagctTTTTCTTTggtatgacctagtgacctagtgtttgactccagatgacccatattagcccttgacctaaatttcactaaggtaatcattctgaccaaaattcatgaagattaattgaaaaatactgcctctatcacctacacaaggtttttctttgatttgacctagtgacctagtttctgaccctagatgacc from Mercenaria mercenaria strain notata chromosome 2, MADL_Memer_1, whole genome shotgun sequence carries:
- the LOC123564770 gene encoding uncharacterized protein LOC123564770 encodes the protein MAHIVLNPEISKGDASSVIDCPDTLQDLCVFYLMNNIDTLVQSLNKTQDTNEEFTSLFSLLHANRMLGYYSKCCIPCDHELPYIDQLMEICQQCDEISVTTTSPWTNILMFADSCKSVRRLDLTIFDNDLQLSAYSELLENNLPHLTSLKLSQKCEELCTVGFLNMLGGKDFDADIIVPDSSDDNDNNDDDNDNDDDDNDNDDDDNDNNDDDNDNDDDDNDNDDDDNDNDDDDNDNNDDDNDNDDDGDNDATAAAAADDKQGATCDFKKTEGYSAKKTDLQKGNLDTETVTDTETVESEDKQSENVSDKVISNLKSFSYLQIDSNAHPNFEPCRSFGWFYALLSRVISCNQHLQSFKLVTIISNPIEWFLSQPDLPRLKDLQSLCLSLEYFDDYVADSDEIKMPYTNKFFTNLPVLQNLRHLDISCSVPMEYFMSSMFSYSEQTVEMFIEALKVMPQLKSLDISGTNLATIICHTDKEDQKWCIGHCMPGFEGRRFDFLGLYGTDACKHKFIPADRVSGTASIEQLVEALKSLQHNRMLMSAVIKDISQWLKEHRVGSTAGLALVDGLIMYMTQSGEWTDGGASEEFEEKSICIALEIMFSLVVDHGLVECFTVRRKRLLLDQLLNICNMMCTRIRWNLSATRMTEQRTKIFEKSMLLIRHLDLERTAMYSYRFKQYVQVLLGIFHSPVGRTEKLWCGNFPLDLLYSVCKNNLEYKVVAGRKLEIVKILLKEIKEKASSAFVLKIWNILWTLTGKLS